Proteins encoded together in one Sulfitobacter pontiacus window:
- a CDS encoding alpha/beta fold hydrolase, whose amino-acid sequence MSSGLYTRQFGHGPRHALAVHCTLAHSGAWRGVGEALADELTLLCPDLPSHGKSADWDGQGDIHARATDLVRELVTEPIDIIGHSFGATIGLRIAIENPELVRSLTMIEPVYFAAALADDPARVAAADRNSDGFDAAFDAGDRMEAARIFNTGWGDGSGWEQTPEKLRQYMADRIHYVPASQPFLRDDNAGLLEPGKFARAAMPVLLMDGGTSADMVDAISTSIARRLPNVTRKAIEGAGHMAPITHPQAVAAEIRSFLETV is encoded by the coding sequence GTGAGTTCAGGTTTATATACACGGCAATTCGGGCATGGCCCACGACACGCGCTGGCTGTTCACTGCACGCTTGCCCATTCCGGCGCGTGGCGCGGCGTGGGCGAGGCGTTGGCAGATGAACTGACGCTGCTGTGTCCCGATCTGCCCTCCCACGGGAAATCCGCCGATTGGGACGGGCAGGGGGATATCCATGCCCGGGCGACCGATCTGGTGCGGGAGCTGGTGACCGAACCGATTGATATTATCGGCCATTCTTTTGGCGCGACGATCGGCTTGCGGATCGCCATCGAGAACCCCGAACTGGTGCGCAGCCTGACGATGATTGAACCGGTCTATTTCGCGGCGGCCCTGGCTGACGATCCGGCACGGGTGGCGGCCGCGGATCGCAACTCTGACGGGTTCGATGCGGCTTTTGACGCGGGCGACCGGATGGAGGCCGCGCGCATCTTCAACACCGGCTGGGGCGACGGCAGCGGATGGGAGCAGACGCCGGAAAAGCTGCGCCAGTATATGGCTGACCGTATCCATTATGTGCCCGCCAGCCAGCCGTTTTTGCGGGACGACAATGCCGGATTGCTAGAACCGGGCAAGTTTGCCCGCGCCGCGATGCCGGTGCTGTTGATGGACGGGGGCACATCGGCGGATATGGTAGATGCGATCAGCACGTCCATCGCCCGCCGTTTGCCGAACGTGACACGCAAGGCAATCGAAGGGGCGGGGCACATGGCTCCGATCACGCACCCGCAGGCCGTCGCCGCTGAAATCCGCAGCTTTCTCGAAACGGTATAG
- a CDS encoding H-type lectin domain-containing protein, protein MNASSVGIDSGETVLFSDFQDGGEMWTGKGQRERRNHITFSTPYRDIPTVHASLALWDVDNATVMRADLRSENVTKEGFELVFRTWGDTRIARVRASWMAIGPLPQQDDWEL, encoded by the coding sequence ATGAACGCAAGCAGCGTTGGTATCGATAGCGGAGAAACGGTGTTGTTCTCCGATTTTCAGGATGGTGGCGAGATGTGGACGGGGAAGGGCCAGCGCGAGCGGCGCAACCATATCACCTTCTCCACGCCGTACCGCGATATCCCCACGGTACACGCCTCGCTTGCGCTGTGGGACGTGGATAACGCCACGGTCATGCGCGCGGATCTGCGATCAGAGAATGTGACGAAGGAAGGTTTTGAACTGGTGTTCCGCACCTGGGGCGATACGCGTATCGCGCGCGTCAGGGCGTCTTGGATGGCCATCGGGCCGTTGCCGCAGCAAGACGACTGGGAGCTTTAA
- the atpD gene encoding F0F1 ATP synthase subunit beta, translated as MANAVGKITQVIGAVVDVQFEDHLPEILNAVVTENHGKKLILEVAQHLGENTVRTIAMDATEGLVRGQRVEDTDAPISIPVGNATLGRIMNVVGEAIDEKGDIQSAERRSIHADAPEFAEQSTTSEVLETGIKVIDLLAPYAKGGKIGLFGGAGVGKTVLIMELINNIAKVHSGYSVFAGVGERTREGNDLYHEMIESNVINPDDLEKSQVALVYGQMNEPPGARMRVALTGLTLAEQFRDQSGTDVLFFVDNIFRFTQAGSEVSALLGRIPSAVGYQPTLATDMGAMQERITSTKSGSITSVQAVYVPADDLTDPAPATSFAHLDATTVLDRSISEKGIYPAVDPLGSTSRLMDPSIVGEEHYNVARDVQGILQRYKSLQDIIAILGMDELSEDDKLTVARARKIERFLSQPFDVAKVFTGSDGKQVPLEETITSFKAVVAGEYDHLPEGAFYMVGGIEEVKAKAEKMAADAA; from the coding sequence ATGGCAAATGCAGTCGGCAAAATCACACAAGTCATCGGCGCCGTCGTCGATGTGCAGTTCGAGGATCACCTGCCAGAGATCCTTAACGCTGTTGTAACTGAAAACCACGGCAAGAAACTGATCCTCGAAGTGGCTCAGCACCTTGGCGAAAACACCGTGCGTACCATCGCGATGGACGCGACCGAAGGTCTGGTTCGCGGCCAGCGCGTCGAAGACACAGATGCGCCAATCTCGATCCCAGTGGGCAACGCCACATTGGGCCGCATCATGAACGTTGTTGGCGAAGCCATCGACGAAAAAGGCGACATCCAGTCGGCCGAGCGTCGCTCGATCCACGCGGACGCGCCCGAATTCGCGGAACAGTCGACCACATCCGAAGTACTGGAAACAGGCATCAAGGTTATCGACCTTCTGGCACCTTACGCCAAGGGTGGTAAAATCGGTCTGTTCGGTGGTGCCGGTGTTGGTAAAACCGTTCTGATCATGGAACTGATCAACAACATCGCCAAAGTGCACTCCGGTTATTCGGTTTTCGCGGGCGTTGGTGAACGTACCCGTGAAGGGAACGACCTGTACCACGAGATGATCGAATCCAACGTTATCAACCCTGATGATCTGGAAAAATCGCAGGTTGCGCTGGTGTACGGCCAGATGAACGAGCCTCCCGGAGCGCGTATGCGCGTTGCTCTGACCGGTCTGACACTGGCCGAACAGTTCCGCGACCAATCCGGTACCGACGTTCTGTTCTTCGTCGACAACATTTTCCGCTTTACCCAAGCCGGTTCCGAGGTTTCGGCTCTGCTGGGTCGTATTCCTTCGGCCGTGGGCTACCAGCCAACACTGGCGACCGACATGGGTGCGATGCAAGAACGTATTACATCGACCAAATCCGGTTCGATTACATCGGTTCAGGCCGTTTACGTTCCTGCGGATGACCTTACCGACCCTGCGCCGGCGACATCCTTTGCGCACCTTGACGCGACAACCGTTCTGGACCGTTCGATCTCGGAAAAGGGTATCTACCCTGCTGTTGATCCGCTCGGCTCCACATCGCGTCTGATGGACCCATCCATCGTTGGCGAAGAGCACTACAACGTGGCACGTGACGTTCAGGGTATCCTGCAACGCTACAAGTCGCTGCAGGACATCATCGCGATTCTCGGCATGGACGAACTGTCGGAGGACGACAAACTGACCGTTGCCCGTGCGCGTAAGATCGAACGCTTCCTGAGCCAGCCTTTCGACGTTGCGAAAGTGTTCACCGGCTCCGACGGTAAGCAGGTTCCACTGGAAGAGACAATCACCTCCTTCAAGGCGGTTGTTGCCGGTGAATACGATCACCTGCCCGAAGGTGCCTTCTACATGGTTGGCGGCATCGAAGAAGTGAAAGCGAAAGCTGAAAAAATGGCGGCAGACGCCGCTTAA
- a CDS encoding 2-hydroxychromene-2-carboxylate isomerase, producing MPHIDYFFATLSPYAYLAGNRLEEIAAKHGATISYKPFDLITAFGRTGGQPPKDRHPSRQEYRAIELPRQAKKLGMPFNLKPAHWPTNGAPSSYAIIAAQNEGGDVGKLCQLIMTAVWAEERDIAEDAVVRDCLEKAGFDPALADKGLLQGADTYARNLEEAVEKGVFGAPFYILDDSHKFWGQDRLEDLDLVMAGKL from the coding sequence ATGCCCCATATCGACTATTTTTTTGCGACACTTTCACCATATGCCTATCTGGCGGGAAACCGGCTTGAGGAAATCGCCGCCAAACACGGGGCGACGATCAGCTATAAACCTTTCGATCTGATTACCGCTTTCGGGCGCACGGGCGGGCAGCCTCCGAAAGATCGGCATCCGTCGCGGCAAGAGTATCGCGCGATTGAACTGCCGCGTCAGGCCAAGAAGCTGGGCATGCCGTTCAATCTCAAACCCGCGCATTGGCCCACCAACGGTGCGCCTTCATCCTATGCGATCATCGCAGCGCAGAACGAAGGAGGCGACGTAGGCAAGCTGTGCCAGCTGATCATGACCGCCGTCTGGGCCGAGGAACGCGATATTGCCGAAGATGCGGTCGTGCGCGACTGTCTTGAAAAAGCGGGCTTTGACCCCGCGCTGGCCGATAAAGGCTTGCTGCAGGGGGCTGATACCTACGCGCGCAATCTGGAAGAGGCGGTCGAAAAGGGCGTCTTTGGCGCGCCATTCTATATTCTGGACGACAGCCACAAGTTCTGGGGCCAGGACCGGCTTGAAGACCTTGACCTCGTGATGGCAGGTAAATTGTGA
- a CDS encoding F0F1 ATP synthase subunit gamma produces the protein MPNLKDLKNRIASVKSTRKITKAMQMVAAAKLRRAQEAAEQSRPYTERFNAVMSRLAASVGGSDTAPKLLSGTGSDQVHLLVVMTAERGLCGGFNANIAKLAKAHARGLIAKGKEVKILTVGKKGRDSIRRDFGDLLVGHVDLSDVKRLGYADAQGIAKDVLGRFDAGEYDIATIFYSKFVNVVSQIPTAQQIIPATFEETEGADEATTLFDYEPSEEAILADLLPRGVATAIFSALLENAASEQGARMSAMDNATRNAGDMIEDLTIEYNRSRQAVITNELIEIISGAEAL, from the coding sequence ATGCCAAACCTCAAGGACCTAAAAAACCGGATCGCGTCGGTCAAATCGACCCGCAAGATCACGAAAGCCATGCAAATGGTTGCCGCGGCGAAGCTTCGCCGCGCGCAGGAAGCTGCCGAGCAATCCCGCCCCTACACAGAGCGTTTTAACGCTGTGATGTCGCGGTTGGCTGCATCGGTAGGTGGGTCTGACACCGCCCCCAAGCTGCTGAGCGGCACGGGGTCGGATCAGGTTCACCTGTTGGTTGTCATGACCGCTGAACGTGGCCTGTGCGGTGGCTTTAACGCCAACATCGCCAAGCTTGCCAAAGCCCATGCCCGTGGCCTTATCGCCAAGGGTAAGGAGGTCAAGATTTTGACCGTTGGCAAGAAAGGCCGCGACAGCATCCGTCGTGACTTTGGCGACCTTTTGGTCGGTCACGTTGACCTCAGCGACGTCAAGCGCCTTGGCTATGCCGATGCGCAGGGGATCGCCAAGGACGTACTTGGCCGTTTTGACGCGGGTGAATATGACATCGCCACGATCTTCTATTCGAAGTTCGTGAACGTCGTCAGCCAGATCCCGACGGCACAGCAGATCATCCCGGCGACCTTCGAAGAGACCGAAGGCGCGGACGAGGCGACGACACTGTTCGACTACGAGCCCAGCGAAGAGGCCATCCTGGCCGACCTGCTGCCGCGCGGCGTTGCAACGGCGATCTTCTCGGCTCTGCTGGAAAACGCGGCCTCTGAACAGGGTGCCCGGATGTCGGCAATGGACAACGCGACACGGAACGCCGGTGACATGATCGAAGATCTGACCATCGAGTATAACCGTTCGCGTCAGGCCGTCATCACCAACGAGCTGATCGAAATCATTTCCGGCGCGGAAGCGCTGTAG
- the atpA gene encoding F0F1 ATP synthase subunit alpha, translated as MGIQAAEISAILKDQIKNFGQEAEVAEVGRVLSVGDGIARVYGLDNVQAGEMVEFPGGIMGMALNLETDNVGVVIFGSDRDIKEGDTVKRTNSIVDVPIGNGLLGRVVDGLGNPIDGKGPIESTERGLADVKAPGIIPRKSVHEPMATGLKSVDAMIPVGRGQRELIIGDRQTGKTAVALDAILNQQQINDAAGDDESKKMYCVYVAIGQKRSTVAQLVKKLEETGAIDYSIVVAATASEPAPMQYLAPYSATAMAEFFRDNGRHALIIYDDLSKQAVSYRQMSLLLRRPPGREAYPGDVFYLHSRLLERSAKLGDDAGNGSLTALPIIETQGGDVSAFIPTNVISITDGQIFLETELFYQGIRPAVNTGLSVSRVGSSAQTKAMSSVAGPVKLSLAQYREMAAFAQFGSDLDASTQQLLNRGARLTELMKQPQYSPLTNAEIVCVIYAGTNGYLDKIDVKEVGRFEAGLLAHLRSKHADLMADITNNDRKVKGELEDKIKAAIDSFAADFA; from the coding sequence ATGGGTATCCAAGCTGCAGAGATTTCTGCGATCCTGAAGGACCAGATCAAGAACTTTGGTCAAGAAGCAGAAGTTGCCGAAGTTGGCCGCGTTCTGTCCGTTGGTGATGGTATCGCTCGCGTGTATGGTCTGGACAACGTCCAGGCTGGCGAGATGGTCGAATTCCCCGGCGGCATCATGGGCATGGCCCTGAACCTCGAGACAGACAACGTTGGTGTTGTTATCTTCGGTTCCGACCGCGACATCAAAGAAGGCGACACCGTCAAGCGCACCAACTCCATCGTGGACGTGCCAATCGGCAACGGTCTGCTGGGTCGTGTTGTTGACGGTCTGGGTAACCCCATCGACGGCAAAGGCCCCATCGAATCCACCGAGCGTGGCCTCGCGGACGTTAAAGCCCCCGGCATTATCCCACGGAAATCGGTACACGAGCCAATGGCGACTGGCCTGAAATCCGTTGACGCGATGATCCCCGTTGGCCGTGGCCAGCGTGAGCTGATCATTGGTGACCGTCAGACCGGTAAAACTGCCGTTGCTCTGGACGCGATCCTGAACCAACAGCAGATCAACGACGCCGCAGGCGACGACGAGAGCAAGAAAATGTACTGCGTGTACGTTGCGATCGGCCAAAAACGTTCGACTGTTGCCCAGCTGGTTAAAAAGCTCGAAGAAACAGGCGCGATTGATTATTCCATCGTTGTTGCCGCCACCGCGTCCGAGCCTGCGCCTATGCAGTACCTCGCACCATACTCCGCAACAGCTATGGCGGAATTCTTCCGCGACAACGGCCGTCACGCGCTGATCATCTATGATGACCTTTCCAAGCAAGCCGTGTCCTACCGCCAGATGTCCCTGCTGCTGCGTCGTCCGCCCGGGCGTGAAGCTTACCCAGGTGACGTTTTCTATCTCCACTCCCGTCTGCTCGAGCGTTCGGCGAAGCTGGGCGATGACGCAGGCAACGGCTCTTTGACAGCGCTGCCGATCATCGAAACCCAGGGTGGTGACGTTTCCGCGTTTATTCCAACCAACGTGATCTCGATCACCGACGGTCAGATCTTCCTGGAAACCGAATTGTTCTACCAAGGTATCCGTCCTGCTGTGAACACCGGTCTGTCGGTTTCGCGCGTTGGGTCCTCGGCTCAGACCAAAGCGATGTCTTCTGTTGCTGGTCCGGTTAAGCTGTCCTTGGCTCAGTACCGCGAAATGGCGGCCTTTGCTCAGTTCGGTTCCGACCTTGACGCGTCCACTCAGCAGCTGCTGAACCGTGGTGCGCGCCTGACAGAGCTGATGAAGCAGCCTCAGTACTCCCCCCTGACCAACGCGGAAATCGTCTGCGTGATCTATGCGGGTACAAACGGCTACCTCGACAAGATCGACGTCAAAGAAGTCGGCCGCTTTGAAGCGGGCCTGCTGGCGCATCTGCGCAGCAAGCACGCCGACCTGATGGCTGACATCACCAACAACGACCGCAAGGTGAAGGGTGAGCTGGAAGACAAGATCAAAGCTGCCATCGATTCTTTCGCCGCTGACTTCGCTTAA
- a CDS encoding F0F1 ATP synthase subunit epsilon: protein MADTMQFDLVSPERRLASMQVTAVQIPGADGDMTAMPDHAPTITTLRPGVLRVEGPEGTAEYVVTGGFAEISSEGVSVLAERAVSKGDMTQEHLDEMIAEAKAMYTTAKEGFVNEPGPVDDAAKLLSDMVAMGDEIGLSSKQPSL from the coding sequence ATGGCAGACACAATGCAATTCGACCTCGTTTCGCCCGAGCGGCGGCTGGCCTCGATGCAGGTGACGGCCGTTCAGATTCCGGGTGCGGACGGGGACATGACAGCCATGCCTGATCATGCTCCCACCATCACCACGCTGCGCCCCGGTGTGCTGCGTGTTGAAGGCCCGGAAGGCACTGCTGAGTATGTGGTAACCGGCGGCTTTGCCGAGATCTCTTCCGAAGGCGTATCGGTTCTGGCCGAACGCGCGGTGTCCAAGGGTGATATGACCCAAGAGCATCTGGACGAAATGATCGCCGAAGCCAAAGCCATGTACACAACGGCAAAAGAGGGTTTCGTGAATGAACCTGGCCCCGTAGACGACGCAGCCAAGCTGCTGTCCGACATGGTCGCCATGGGGGACGAAATCGGCTTGTCGAGCAAGCAACCCAGCCTCTGA
- a CDS encoding ribose-phosphate pyrophosphokinase, whose product MAQTTEPKLISGNANMPLAKAIARRMSLHRGVNVGLVDARVERFNDGEIFVEVYENVRGEDMFIIQPTSNPANDNLMELLVMADALRRSSAARVTAVLPYFGYARQDRRTKARTPITAKMVANMMVGSGIERILTMDLHAAQIQGFFDIPVDNLYASPVFALDIQNEFKGRMDELMVISPDVGGVARARELAKRINSPLAIVDKRREKPGEIAEMTVIGDVTDKVCLIVDDICDTAGTLCKAAEVLMENGAKEVHSYISHGVMSGPAVERVSNSVMKSLVITDSIAPTPAVKQATNIRIVPTAPIFAQAILNIWNGTSVSSLFDADTLEPIYDGMYKPG is encoded by the coding sequence ATGGCTCAAACCACCGAACCCAAACTGATCTCAGGTAACGCGAACATGCCGTTGGCCAAAGCCATCGCACGGCGGATGTCGCTGCATCGGGGGGTCAACGTAGGGCTGGTCGACGCACGGGTCGAACGGTTCAATGACGGCGAAATCTTTGTGGAGGTTTACGAGAACGTCCGCGGCGAGGATATGTTCATCATCCAGCCAACGTCGAACCCTGCCAATGACAACCTGATGGAACTGCTGGTCATGGCCGACGCGCTGCGCCGGTCCTCTGCGGCGCGTGTCACGGCTGTTCTGCCCTATTTCGGCTATGCCCGTCAGGACCGCCGCACCAAGGCACGCACGCCGATCACCGCCAAGATGGTCGCGAATATGATGGTCGGCAGCGGCATTGAGCGTATCCTGACGATGGACCTGCACGCCGCACAGATCCAGGGTTTCTTCGATATCCCTGTCGACAACCTCTATGCCTCCCCCGTTTTTGCGCTGGACATCCAGAACGAATTCAAGGGCCGCATGGACGAGCTGATGGTCATCTCGCCGGATGTGGGCGGCGTGGCCCGCGCACGCGAACTGGCGAAGCGCATCAACTCCCCCCTCGCCATCGTGGACAAGCGCCGCGAAAAGCCCGGCGAGATTGCAGAGATGACCGTGATCGGCGATGTGACCGACAAGGTCTGCCTGATCGTGGACGACATCTGTGACACCGCCGGCACCCTGTGCAAAGCGGCCGAAGTGCTGATGGAAAACGGCGCGAAGGAAGTCCACTCCTACATCAGCCACGGCGTTATGTCCGGCCCTGCGGTCGAACGCGTCAGCAATTCGGTGATGAAATCGCTGGTCATCACGGACAGCATCGCGCCCACGCCCGCCGTCAAGCAAGCTACAAACATCCGGATCGTGCCCACGGCGCCGATCTTTGCGCAGGCGATCCTGAACATCTGGAACGGCACTTCGGTCTCGTCCCTGTTCGACGCCGACACGCTAGAGCCGATCTACGACGGCATGTACAAACCCGGCTAA
- a CDS encoding low specificity L-threonine aldolase has protein sequence MFFASDNAGPVHPQIMNRLAQANTGHAMPYGNDPIMDEVRDAIRTAFEAPEAAVYLVATGTAANALALACYTQPWQTIFCSVTSHIHEDECNAPEFYAGAAKLTVVETDDKMTPEALTKAIEKHPEGNVHGAQRGPVSITQVTERGSVHSLKELNALTAVAKSYDLPVHLDGARFANALVALGCTPAEMTWKAGVDVVSFGGTKNGCMGVEAVIFFDPAKAWEFELRRKRGAHLFSKHRFLSAQMAGYMQDELWKTTAARANANARHLAEGLRTAGATLLHKPDANMIFAKWPRRIHQKLHDAGAKYYVMDGPLEGDDPNEPLSARLVCDWSIGTEAIDQFLSYF, from the coding sequence ATGTTTTTTGCCTCTGACAACGCGGGCCCTGTTCACCCCCAGATCATGAACCGTCTGGCTCAGGCAAACACCGGACACGCGATGCCCTATGGCAATGATCCCATCATGGACGAAGTCCGCGACGCGATCCGCACCGCGTTCGAGGCACCCGAGGCCGCGGTCTATCTGGTCGCAACCGGCACCGCGGCCAATGCGCTCGCGCTGGCGTGCTACACCCAACCGTGGCAGACGATCTTTTGCTCCGTCACCTCGCATATCCACGAAGACGAATGTAACGCGCCCGAGTTCTATGCCGGTGCCGCAAAGCTGACCGTGGTTGAAACCGACGACAAGATGACGCCCGAGGCGCTGACAAAGGCGATCGAGAAACACCCCGAGGGCAATGTACATGGCGCGCAGCGCGGGCCGGTGTCGATCACGCAGGTGACCGAACGGGGCTCGGTCCACTCGCTAAAAGAGCTGAACGCCCTCACCGCTGTTGCCAAAAGCTACGACCTGCCGGTGCATCTGGACGGGGCGCGCTTTGCCAATGCGCTGGTTGCCCTGGGCTGCACCCCGGCAGAGATGACGTGGAAAGCGGGCGTGGATGTCGTCAGCTTTGGCGGCACCAAGAACGGTTGCATGGGTGTCGAGGCGGTGATTTTCTTCGACCCCGCCAAGGCGTGGGAGTTCGAGCTGCGGCGCAAACGCGGGGCGCATCTGTTTTCCAAACACCGGTTCCTGTCTGCGCAGATGGCGGGCTATATGCAGGACGAACTGTGGAAGACGACCGCCGCCCGGGCCAATGCCAACGCGCGCCATCTGGCCGAGGGTTTGCGCACCGCAGGGGCAACGCTGCTACATAAACCCGACGCCAACATGATCTTTGCCAAATGGCCCCGCCGCATCCACCAGAAGCTGCATGATGCGGGGGCGAAATACTATGTCATGGATGGCCCGTTAGAGGGCGACGACCCGAATGAGCCTTTATCGGCGCGGCTGGTCTGTGACTGGTCGATCGGCACAGAGGCGATCGACCAGTTCCTATCGTATTTCTGA
- a CDS encoding F0F1 ATP synthase subunit delta, with protein MSETASISTGIAQRYATAVYELAQEAKALPQIEKDLDALQAALAESEDFRDLINSPIYTREQQAASISAIAKKMDLSQTLASTLELMANKRRLFVLPQLVQNLRDIIAVEKGEVTADVISAKALTKAQSEKLSKSLAATTGKKVTLNATVDDSLIGGLIVKVGSKMIDTSIRAKLNSLQNVMKEVG; from the coding sequence GTGTCCGAAACAGCATCAATCTCTACAGGTATCGCACAACGCTATGCGACCGCCGTGTACGAGCTGGCCCAAGAGGCCAAAGCCCTTCCCCAGATCGAGAAAGATCTTGATGCGCTGCAAGCCGCATTGGCCGAAAGCGAAGATTTCCGCGATCTGATCAATTCGCCGATCTACACGCGCGAACAGCAAGCCGCGTCGATCAGTGCCATCGCCAAAAAGATGGACCTGTCCCAGACGCTCGCCAGCACGCTGGAACTGATGGCCAACAAGCGCCGTCTGTTTGTCCTGCCGCAGCTGGTCCAGAACCTGCGTGACATCATCGCCGTTGAAAAAGGCGAAGTGACTGCTGATGTGATTTCGGCCAAGGCGCTGACCAAAGCGCAGTCCGAAAAACTGTCCAAGTCGCTCGCCGCGACCACAGGCAAAAAAGTAACGTTGAATGCGACCGTTGATGACTCCCTCATTGGCGGTCTTATCGTAAAAGTGGGCTCTAAGATGATCGACACGTCGATCCGCGCAAAGCTCAATTCCCTCCAGAATGTAATGAAAGAGGTCGGATAA